The Anopheles maculipalpis chromosome 3RL, idAnoMacuDA_375_x, whole genome shotgun sequence genomic sequence ttaaagaaaaacacagtAGCAAACTAATATGCTTCATTTGTAATTCAGTCCGGTGAAGAAAGTACATTAGGTGCAGTAATTTGATGgctgaaataaaatgtttccatTGCGTACgaatttttggtaattttttttattattttaaaataaacgcaaataaaaaaatctctagAACTCTGTTATTTCACTTTGATCACTAATTGTTCATgatattatttcaatttcaaatgtATACAAATCGCGAAAGGGAACGGTAGATTTaaatcaacaataaaaacgaaagaaaaaataacccCTCGAATTTCCCCATATGCCATAATATGAACGACTTCGTGCTTAAAAAGCTAAACTGTCAACCACCAAGCGCAACAACGATTTGCAGTTACAATTtcgaacacaaacaaacggtgTAGTGTAGAACGCAAGTGAACGAAAATGGACCAAActttggaaaacatttttcaaaaacaactCGAGACTATGCAAAGAATTGAACTATTTCTTAACATATACAAATGCAAAGCGTTCGTGGCGGAAGACTTGCGCGGATTGAAGGAAGAAGTGGGTAGCGCGGCCGAGAAGTTAAAAAGCACCAAAGAATATCTAGAAATCGATCGCAAGGATGTGTGTTCGcagtttattgaaataatgCAGAAAATGCGACGAAATGAGCTGCTTATGCTTCACCTGCTAGAAGTGGGAACAAACGtggaacaaaatgaaaatgttaaacCTGCTCTCCAGCCTTTCGGGTCGAAACAACCGATGCCACTAAAGGAGGTAAGTTGTACGATTACGTACTAAGAAAAGagaatctgtttttaatgGTGCCCAATTTCCAGcttcaaaacgaaacgaatccCTCGAAAATGCATCTGCTGGATTACTCCAAATCTCCTTTCGCGTCACGTTCAAAACCAAGAAACATTCACTTCTATGACTTTGAGGCGGAAATCACGGAGGAAGAGTTTGAAACGATTCCCAAGTATTTGAAGGGACGGATGCAACTGTCCGAATTGAAACAGTTTCTCGAGTGTGACGTCATTAAATGCTTTGAGGAAAAATATACGCTAATGTACAAACATCGCAAGGCTCTCGTAAATCAGCATGATTTGAACATTTGGAAGGAATACAACAGCCAACAGGCCAACTTTCCCGGTAAGTGTAACTACCATTTGACACGCTTGAAAACTCGACATAACATACTTTACCAATATGTGTCCTTCACAGACGAAAAATTCATCACGCAAGAAGACTTATCTCGCAAATCTGGTAAAGCTTTAGACAAGAAAAGCTATGCAAAGCTTCAAATGCTTCGACATCTTCACATTCTGCGAGAAGTGCGCTCGGAAGGCACAATGTACTTCCTATGGATTTAcagcaaataaaaccattctCAGAGGGCTTTATTGACATATGTATTGAGCTTATGATACATAAATAGGattataatttcattttcttttccggtGGCATATCGGTACTGCTTCCCCGACCACCGCCGATACTATCGGCCGGTTCTTGTTTGATCATGGCATGATCCGAACCGGCGTGGTCGGTGTCTCCAGCCACACTGCCAATATTGTTGTTTGCGCTATTCCCATCGGAAGAATTAACGCCTGCAGGATTGTTTGTTACTTGCGGCAAAGGGAGAGGAAACTTTCGGAGCAAATCGCCCAACAACATGTCCACCCGTTGGCGTTGAAAGATTGAGCTCGGTTCTTCCTTCACCGGAGCTTCCTTCTTGGTTTGTGTCTTCGTCTTTTCGGCAACTGAAACGTAAAGGCcaatagaaaattattttctgcaaATACCCCCAAATGCCAAATTTAGCAATTGCACTTACTGGCTTTGTTTGAAGAGAAATCCCACGAATATCCTTTGCTCGGATGATAACGAGAGTACGAGCTGGCTTCGTCGAACGCTGTTTGCAAGTGATGCACAGTGGAAAGTATTCGCGAGTTAAAAACGCTGGCCAGATCTGGAGCCTGGTACACTGTACCAGCAATGATGTAGTAATCGGCCATCGGTGTAGCCTCGGTCGGAGAATGTCGATGCTGCTTTCGAATGACGTACAGTATCGGATCCTGGACGTGCAGGGGAATATATTCTACACCAGTCATGTTGCTGTAATTGGACAATTATATGTTTGTAAGTAATGGTACGGTGATACCACTAGGAACTGCGCGTTGCCGCTGGCCATACTTTAGAAGCTCTAAGCTTTGCCGCTGCATTCTCACGATTTCGTTGTTACAAGTTCGATCATAAAATGGATTCGATTTCTCCGAAAAGTAATCCATCACGTTGCCAGGATTTAGCACCGGTATCCAGTTTGAGTCGTGCCACGAAATCCATAGCGGATTCTCTTGCACTAGAGGCGTAAGTCCCAACCTTCCAGGATTCATCGTGAATAGGGTAACTAGCGATATTTACGTGtggaaaacaataatcaaGGGTGCGAGAGGTGtttacgtttgtttttttctttttcttttttcctgaaACGTGTTTATACTTCCGTGTCTTAAGTTTCATGTTTGTGAATTTCTCTTTTTACAGGAATTACAAGTTGACACTAgcttttcacaaaaaaacatttcattggGTTAGGAAGACGTTCTTCTGTTCTAGCGCTTGAAATTCCACGGAATTATAGCCGTTTCATTGATTCTAGTGTGATCGATTGCTAGCTCATACGGTGCCAGTTGCACCGCATAACCAGAACCCGTTGTATTCGTAGCATTCGAAGCATcccaagaaacaaaatatgcAAGAAACGCTTCGCAATCTATTTGGCACGTGTACATGTACAGGTCTCCTATCTCTTGGAATaacagtgaaaaataaaataagagaTGGGCGTCCGAACAGTTTTGCTGTTGTATGTAtgataaatatattgaaatcttCAAGCAATTGTCGGTATAAGCTACATGTAGGGTTACGTAGATGTTGATAGTGTGAAATTGAACGCCAAACACTGGCGTTTAAAGGATTTATACCGTTTGTACCTTAATCAATAAACCTCCGATACATAACCAAGGTCATACGCCTGTGAAAAAGGGAAGCCGAGAGGCGAATCTAATCAATGGCTATTATAAGACCTGTATATTTTCCATAGACCTTGGTGCCTACCAACATACCTCTATTGGATGCCAGTATGTAGCCCCTTTAACTTAAACTTCATCTCAAAATTTGACTAAACAATTTGTCAACATGTCGTTGTCATCTTGAGTTAACGACCCGCTGGTCAAGCCGACTAACTAGtcacttactagacttattgataccacgaagttggatagtcagtcctcactacggaggaacggttcGGATCGGATTAGAACCCCGGCCCCACTGCGTGAAGatcggcgtcgctgtcgcctcaCCTTCAGACTGTCAACGCGAaacattatttatatttatacaatgaattcgttttcctttagtgttgtttttctaCTTAAAAATCAATCGATGAAAAGTTTACGCGACAATGCTTGGGTTGTGGCATAAACCAGAAGTCTCCCTTGGCCCACGGCCCGTAAATAGAAAATAGTTACCATTCGAGCATTCACTTTGCAAAACTATGCTTTTAAGAATGCCGAAAAGCTCGTGACACAAGAATTTCACAACATTGCCGGACAACAAATCGATACCTGAAAGGGTCCAACCACGCTAAAAcgcttgaaacaaaaacacttctAGGTGGAACGCATCCTTTAGCATCGGAATTGACAATTCAGCTCGACGCATACTGCACTGTTggttgggaaaaaaagaaaatgtcagcaataaaacgaaaaagcgTGTGATTTCTAACCTCCTATGTTGTCCGAAGAGAGAGGAGCACTAGATTATGCGAATTTTAGTAATTTGCGTTTATACCTGTGCCCGGTAATTAAATctttagttatttttaaaaagtgcTACGGAATCCATTAGAACAAACGTTCCCACTGTGATCAATTGATCAATGTACATCCGTACTACCTTCATCTAGTGAGGGAAGGCATAAAATTAcgccgtgcgtgcgtgtggtaAAATAGGTTTACGTATCGACCGTGCCCCATTCCATTTGCGCACCACATGTGATGTgatcaaaatacaaaacaaacacaagtcTCATAGCAACGTTCCTGCGAGTGGAACAGCAGAAATTCGTCACAAGCAAGTACATAAGAGAAGCATAAAAATCTACAAGAAATGAAGCAGTGAAGCTGGACGGTGCGGAATGTTTATTAGATTGTCACCGTGGTGTCGCACATGAGGTGGCAATCTTCCAACTCTAACAGCACCGTGAACGCATTGGATGTGAAGTCGTCCGTCAAGAGAGATAAGCAGTGGAACCAACAGTTGGGCTGTGGCGCAATCTGCAACACAATTGATAACAACAAGTAAAAGGGAAGCGATTTATTCGGCATTCTTAGCGGCATTATTCGTTTTTGCAGAACTATTAAGGTATGTATTATATGGTGGGTTGTGAATACTAAATTGgtaaattaatcattttcatttacttAGGCGAATAATTTGTACTAAACGGCTTGTTTATTCCAGCGAAAGGAAACAAGAAAGGTTTTTGCACAGTTTTCTGACGTCcctaaaaaccaaaaaaatcgcATATCAACGACGGTGAGCGAGCTCTGCATGCTCTTTCAAGCAAATCACGATGGGACAGATATATgcataaatttaaatcaagAACAAAACCAGGCGAAATGTGCTTGGTTTAACTCTTCTTTGTAACTATGTCCAAAGCTATGTCTGAATATCTTTGGATGAGGTTGTTATAGGTGTAAAGTATTGAAGAGGTATCCCGAAATAATTCCTCATTCTTTCATTCTAAGCGAAATCCCCGGCGGTCGCCAATTCCGACATAAATCACAATTTCTTTGCACAAATGTGAAACTTACCAGTATGTCCAAGAGGTGAGAGATATACGTACATTGTAAAACTATGCTTTGTTTGCAAAGTATTTTACAATATTCAAAGCCATATGATGCGCTTTTGTCTATTTCTCTGAGGAAGCCCTGTAGAAGCCCTGCCCTGTTTGAACTCCGAGGAAGCCCTGTTGTCTTCTCAAAACGATTCTGATGTACGAATTCGCAGTTTGGACTCCCTATACGGCTCTTTGGTATTAATGAGTCTTCCTATTTCACTATTCAATTATCTTCCTATTTCACTATGACACTACACTTTCGAGCGATTTTGATCTGAAATTATTGagattgttttattcatgtttTAATCTCTAACAAGTGCAATTGTTGTTAACTCGAACTATGGGATAGAGAACGACATTAAATTGGGGTTTGCCATGTGAATTAGAGATATGTGCATTCAGTAAGTGTGAGGGAACAAGTATCACATGCAGGATACGTGTGGATTGCAATCAACAAAATGCGCTCATATGACTTTTCTAAGGTTACTTTACTTTAGTGCAcacttttttatgtaaattcaCTATCTCTACCTCAAGAATAATGATTCGCATCGTTTCGGATTCTACTCACTCATTCTCCACACCGACTAGTACTCACACCACCCATAAGTTCGTTTGACTACAATGAAGCAGACGAGT encodes the following:
- the LOC126565895 gene encoding spindle and kinetochore-associated protein 1-like, yielding MDQTLENIFQKQLETMQRIELFLNIYKCKAFVAEDLRGLKEEVGSAAEKLKSTKEYLEIDRKDVCSQFIEIMQKMRRNELLMLHLLEVGTNVEQNENVKPALQPFGSKQPMPLKELQNETNPSKMHLLDYSKSPFASRSKPRNIHFYDFEAEITEEEFETIPKYLKGRMQLSELKQFLECDVIKCFEEKYTLMYKHRKALVNQHDLNIWKEYNSQQANFPDEKFITQEDLSRKSGKALDKKSYAKLQMLRHLHILREVRSEGTMYFLWIYSK
- the LOC126565234 gene encoding mediator of RNA polymerase II transcription subunit 6, with the translated sequence MNPGRLGLTPLVQENPLWISWHDSNWIPVLNPGNVMDYFSEKSNPFYDRTCNNEIVRMQRQSLELLNNMTGVEYIPLHVQDPILYVIRKQHRHSPTEATPMADYYIIAGTVYQAPDLASVFNSRILSTVHHLQTAFDEASSYSRYHPSKGYSWDFSSNKAIAEKTKTQTKKEAPVKEEPSSIFQRQRVDMLLGDLLRKFPLPLPQVTNNPAGVNSSDGNSANNNIGSVAGDTDHAGSDHAMIKQEPADSIGGGRGSSTDMPPEKKMKL